From Alienimonas californiensis, a single genomic window includes:
- a CDS encoding glycosyltransferase has product MSAHRPASPRVLLARPKTPESSETFLLAHEHYLPDAGTVLCGVAENGDISDGRRAVLLDGRPVPGQFRSPGLAGLPRRIGSRLARRLSRGGLGSGELAGQFPRARLRALRESRPDVVLAEYGPHAVGWVDPCRAAGVPLVPHFHGYDATRRDVLERHREVYAEMFRVVPAVVAVSRHMRERLATAGCATQKIAVVPCGCESELFPAADASSAPPTLLAVGRFVDKKAPHLTLLAFAQTLVHPDVPAGARLVMIGDGPLLAACRDLAIGLGVVNQVEFLGALPHAEVAGWMRAARAFVQHSVEAEDGDCEGTPVAVLEAGAAGLPVVATRHAGIPDVVIDGETGLLCDERDVTGMATSMVRLLADPAAAGRLGSGAAARVRAHFDRVASLDRLASVLRAAADGTTVPYTDPDFLRTGPAAEPSDESAPGLLGVVL; this is encoded by the coding sequence ATGAGCGCCCATCGTCCCGCCTCTCCCCGCGTTCTGCTGGCAAGGCCCAAAACTCCGGAGTCGTCGGAGACATTCCTGCTGGCTCACGAGCACTACCTTCCCGATGCCGGGACGGTCCTGTGCGGGGTGGCCGAGAACGGTGACATATCCGACGGCCGGCGAGCAGTGCTGCTGGACGGCCGCCCTGTGCCGGGGCAGTTTCGTTCGCCCGGCCTCGCTGGGCTCCCGCGACGCATAGGGAGTCGGCTGGCCCGGAGGCTCAGCCGGGGCGGGTTAGGATCAGGGGAATTGGCTGGGCAGTTTCCTAGGGCACGGCTGCGAGCTCTCCGAGAATCCCGGCCGGATGTCGTGCTAGCCGAGTACGGGCCACACGCGGTCGGCTGGGTTGACCCCTGCCGGGCCGCTGGGGTGCCGCTGGTTCCACACTTTCATGGGTATGACGCGACCCGGCGGGACGTGCTGGAGCGGCACCGTGAGGTTTATGCAGAAATGTTCCGCGTCGTCCCCGCGGTCGTTGCCGTATCACGCCACATGCGTGAACGACTCGCGACCGCCGGGTGTGCAACGCAAAAAATCGCCGTCGTGCCGTGCGGCTGTGAGTCAGAGCTGTTTCCTGCCGCCGACGCATCTAGTGCCCCGCCGACGCTATTGGCAGTGGGACGGTTCGTGGACAAGAAAGCTCCGCACCTGACGCTGCTAGCGTTCGCCCAAACCTTAGTTCACCCTGATGTGCCGGCCGGCGCCCGGCTGGTGATGATCGGGGATGGGCCTCTCCTCGCCGCGTGCCGGGATTTGGCCATCGGGCTGGGGGTGGTGAATCAAGTAGAGTTCCTTGGAGCCCTACCTCACGCGGAGGTCGCGGGCTGGATGCGGGCGGCGCGAGCGTTTGTCCAGCACAGCGTTGAGGCGGAGGACGGAGATTGCGAGGGCACTCCCGTCGCCGTCCTTGAAGCCGGAGCCGCTGGCCTGCCGGTGGTCGCGACTCGGCACGCCGGAATTCCAGACGTGGTGATCGATGGTGAGACTGGCCTACTATGCGACGAGCGGGACGTGACGGGGATGGCCACGAGCATGGTCCGGCTGCTGGCAGACCCAGCAGCGGCAGGGCGGCTGGGGTCTGGGGCGGCGGCGCGGGTGCGAGCGCACTTTGACCGGGTCGCCAGCCTCGATCGGCTAGCGAGCGTCCTGCGGGCCGCAGCCGACGGCACCACGGTTCCCTACACTGACCCAGACTTTCTGCGGACCGGCCCCGCCGCGGAACCCTCCGACGAGTCTGCTCCCGGACTCTTGGGGGTGGTCCTGTGA
- a CDS encoding TIGR03087 family PEP-CTERM/XrtA system glycosyltransferase encodes MLTVDPPTARAARADAAGPRYSSAVGGARPRVLYLVHRFPYPPDKGDRIRAFHILRTLQSRCDVSVVTFADEPVAPERRAELEACCSDLRVIPVGRAGRAAGAAWGLLSGRSATEGAFASGRFADAVREIAATHRPDAVLLSCGGLGRYLDLPALAGVRTVVDFVDLDSRKWADYAAGCGRTPSGLAAKLLYRTESKRLRAAERRLVARCDAATFVTEAEAELGRRELTAPGEHKAAAFIHAVTNGVDLDYFRPAEPPPPPLPTGGRVVFLGAMDYRPNVNAVTWFVREVWPQVRETRPEATFEIVGRRPTPAVTALHGRDGVTVTGSVPDVRPHLAAAHVAVTPLRIARGLQNKVLEAMAAGVPVIASPAAAEGLLAVAGQDYLAAAAPAEWANEIVGLFANEDRRRALASAGRCHVEERHDWRRCVAPLFELLDLTPAGGRS; translated from the coding sequence ATGTTGACGGTCGATCCTCCCACCGCCCGCGCGGCGAGAGCCGACGCCGCCGGCCCGCGTTATTCGTCCGCGGTGGGCGGTGCCCGGCCGCGGGTGTTGTACCTGGTGCACCGGTTCCCCTATCCGCCGGACAAGGGGGACCGCATCCGGGCGTTCCACATCCTGCGGACGCTGCAATCGCGGTGCGACGTCTCCGTCGTGACCTTCGCCGACGAGCCGGTGGCGCCGGAGCGCCGGGCCGAACTGGAAGCCTGTTGCTCTGACCTGCGGGTGATCCCGGTCGGTCGCGCCGGGCGGGCCGCGGGGGCGGCTTGGGGACTGCTCAGCGGACGCTCCGCGACGGAGGGAGCATTCGCCTCCGGCCGGTTCGCCGACGCTGTCCGAGAAATCGCGGCGACGCACCGTCCGGATGCCGTCCTCCTGTCCTGCGGCGGGTTGGGCCGTTACCTCGACCTGCCGGCGCTGGCGGGCGTGCGGACGGTCGTCGATTTCGTGGACCTCGACAGCCGTAAGTGGGCCGACTACGCCGCCGGCTGCGGCCGCACGCCCTCCGGTCTGGCCGCCAAGCTGTTGTACCGGACCGAGTCGAAGCGGCTGCGGGCCGCCGAGCGACGGTTGGTCGCCCGCTGCGACGCCGCGACCTTCGTCACCGAGGCGGAGGCCGAACTCGGCCGCCGCGAACTCACGGCTCCGGGCGAACATAAGGCTGCCGCGTTTATCCACGCGGTGACCAACGGCGTGGACCTCGACTATTTTCGTCCTGCGGAACCTCCTCCTCCGCCGTTGCCGACCGGCGGTCGTGTCGTATTCTTGGGCGCAATGGACTATCGCCCGAACGTCAACGCCGTCACCTGGTTCGTCCGCGAGGTTTGGCCGCAGGTTCGCGAGACGCGGCCGGAAGCGACCTTCGAGATCGTCGGCCGCCGCCCGACCCCGGCCGTCACCGCCCTGCACGGCCGCGACGGCGTGACCGTCACCGGCTCCGTCCCCGACGTTCGCCCCCACCTTGCCGCGGCCCACGTCGCCGTGACCCCCCTCCGCATCGCCCGCGGTCTGCAAAACAAGGTGCTGGAGGCGATGGCCGCCGGCGTCCCCGTCATCGCCAGCCCCGCGGCTGCCGAGGGCCTGCTGGCAGTCGCCGGCCAAGACTATCTAGCCGCAGCCGCGCCCGCCGAGTGGGCGAACGAGATCGTCGGGCTGTTCGCAAATGAAGACCGCCGCCGCGCCCTCGCCTCCGCCGGCCGGTGCCACGTTGAGGAACGGCACGACTGGCGCCGCTGCGTCGCCCCATTGTTCGAACTACTCGACCTCACTCCCGCGGGAGGACGGTCATGA
- a CDS encoding glycosyltransferase yields MRSDGREKSDCGLRVLIVQPHLGELSETFLVAHAKDLPRYPGVALTTVLEWHPQRDLPTKSPRTESGPVLSGGPLRRIARKLHRVTRGLPWEYELTRGYRAAIRQSRPDVVLGEYGTVGVGLVDACGEEGIPLVVHFHGHDATRHTVLERFGGGYVDMFKAASAVVAVSRHMRDRLEELGGLPGKLFVNPCGVDVGSFAGAAPASAPPVLLAVGRLVPKKAPHLTVCAFAEVARERPDARLRVIGEGPLEKVCLDLAVGLGVADQVSFLGSRQHAEVAAEMRAARAFVQHSVEAADGDCEGTPVSVVEAGSAGLPVVATRHAGIPDVVIDGETGLLCDERDVAGMAANMAEVLDDPARASLLGAAAATRVRSYFDRDSSLGRLAEVLLFAAGRGRKPDLFPSAFAALAAPPKAARSLAEVDA; encoded by the coding sequence ATGAGGTCAGACGGACGTGAAAAATCGGATTGCGGGCTGCGGGTGCTGATCGTGCAGCCGCACCTGGGGGAATTGTCGGAGACGTTCCTAGTGGCCCATGCCAAGGACTTGCCGCGTTATCCGGGGGTCGCACTGACTACTGTGCTGGAGTGGCACCCGCAGCGGGACCTCCCGACCAAATCGCCTCGCACCGAGTCCGGCCCTGTACTATCCGGCGGGCCACTGCGACGCATCGCCCGCAAGCTGCACCGTGTGACTCGTGGTTTGCCGTGGGAATACGAGTTGACCCGCGGGTATCGGGCTGCAATCCGTCAGAGTCGACCGGACGTGGTGCTGGGGGAATACGGAACGGTAGGAGTGGGGCTGGTAGATGCCTGTGGGGAGGAAGGCATTCCGTTGGTTGTCCATTTTCACGGCCACGACGCCACCCGTCACACGGTGCTAGAGCGTTTCGGGGGCGGATATGTTGACATGTTCAAAGCCGCTTCGGCTGTCGTGGCCGTCTCGCGTCATATGCGAGATCGGCTGGAGGAACTAGGGGGCCTGCCAGGTAAGCTATTCGTCAACCCGTGCGGGGTAGACGTCGGTAGTTTCGCCGGGGCAGCTCCGGCGTCTGCGCCGCCCGTGCTCTTGGCCGTCGGGCGGCTAGTGCCGAAAAAGGCCCCGCATCTTACGGTGTGCGCCTTCGCTGAGGTCGCCCGTGAGCGGCCGGACGCGCGGCTGCGCGTCATCGGGGAGGGACCCCTTGAAAAAGTTTGCCTTGATTTAGCGGTTGGACTTGGAGTGGCGGATCAAGTGAGTTTTTTAGGCTCGCGACAGCACGCCGAGGTAGCGGCAGAGATGAGGGCAGCGCGGGCGTTTGTGCAGCACAGCGTGGAGGCAGCCGATGGAGACTGCGAAGGAACGCCAGTATCTGTGGTGGAAGCTGGTTCGGCGGGTCTGCCAGTAGTTGCGACTAGGCACGCCGGGATTCCGGACGTAGTGATCGACGGCGAGACCGGGCTGTTGTGCGACGAACGGGACGTGGCAGGGATGGCAGCGAATATGGCAGAGGTGCTGGATGATCCCGCGCGGGCCTCGCTTCTAGGAGCAGCGGCTGCGACCCGCGTACGGAGCTACTTTGATCGAGACTCCAGCCTCGGCCGACTGGCGGAAGTACTGCTTTTCGCCGCCGGCCGCGGCCGAAAGCCCGACCTCTTCCCTTCCGCCTTCGCCGCACTGGCCGCCCCCCCCAAGGCCGCGAGATCGCTCGCGGAGGTTGACGCGTGA
- a CDS encoding ABC transporter permease: MSGPTLAKPPIAASPPSEPAPVVGPAVREVRITPPRGWELLDLAEFWAYRDLFRFLVWRGIKAQYAQSAVGIGWAVIKPLATVATFTLVFGQLAEIDSGGVPYALFSFVAMVPWTYFSGCIRGGTASLVSNANMISKVYFPRLVIPLSQVCVGLVDFAIAFLLMIAALAVSGYAPNVGVLLVPVLVAVMVAAAAGLACWLTALAIQFRDVNHATVFLVQLGMYASPVIYRAELVPEEYRPLYAMNPMVGVIGGFRSAFLGEPTMPWTDIAIGSAVAAGLLLSGMLFFRRREAVFADVA, translated from the coding sequence GTGAGCGGTCCCACCCTCGCCAAACCGCCAATCGCTGCGTCGCCTCCATCCGAGCCCGCCCCCGTGGTCGGTCCGGCGGTGCGGGAGGTGCGCATTACGCCTCCTCGCGGCTGGGAACTGCTGGACCTGGCGGAGTTCTGGGCTTATCGCGACCTGTTCCGATTCCTCGTCTGGCGGGGCATCAAGGCCCAGTACGCGCAGAGCGCCGTCGGCATTGGGTGGGCCGTGATTAAGCCGTTGGCAACGGTCGCTACGTTCACATTGGTGTTCGGTCAGCTGGCGGAGATTGACAGCGGAGGCGTCCCGTACGCTCTGTTCAGCTTCGTGGCGATGGTTCCTTGGACGTATTTCTCGGGTTGCATCCGAGGGGGGACGGCCAGCCTGGTGTCCAACGCCAACATGATCAGTAAGGTGTACTTTCCTCGCTTGGTCATTCCGCTATCGCAGGTATGCGTCGGGCTGGTCGACTTCGCCATAGCGTTCCTTCTGATGATCGCTGCCTTGGCGGTCAGTGGCTACGCCCCCAATGTTGGGGTGCTGCTGGTTCCAGTGCTGGTCGCAGTTATGGTCGCTGCCGCGGCCGGATTGGCGTGTTGGCTGACGGCGTTGGCAATTCAGTTTCGGGACGTGAATCATGCGACAGTATTTTTGGTGCAGCTCGGTATGTACGCCTCGCCGGTAATTTATCGGGCGGAACTGGTTCCGGAGGAATACCGTCCTCTGTACGCAATGAATCCCATGGTGGGGGTCATCGGCGGATTCCGTTCCGCATTCCTCGGAGAGCCGACGATGCCATGGACCGACATCGCGATCGGTTCTGCGGTCGCTGCGGGTCTGTTGCTGAGCGGCATGCTATTTTTCCGTCGCCGCGAGGCGGTCTTCGCGGATGTTGCCTGA
- a CDS encoding glycosyltransferase family 2 protein, whose amino-acid sequence MTAPAVSVLMPCYNAARYLPAAAGSVLSQTLTDFEVVAVDDGSTDGTKALLDGYAAKDPRVRVISRPNTGIVGALNDGLEQCRAPLVARMDADDVCHPDRLRRQVAFLRDNPECVAVGTFAVLFGAGGRVLDLQGEVTAHKDIVARVRRGAGGALLHASAMFRQDALRAVGGYRKEFAWVEDLDLYLRLADHGTFANLPRYFYGYRKHPGAVCRIRRTEQTARKERALAEDFARSGRSRPPALSREDRYRPADPALARDRQIVGLLARGAPRRAVVSAAKGVLRTPLRRAAWDVLALVSCRRPPAPHKVADLLDGPQLALPLAIAPATVGGNR is encoded by the coding sequence ATGACCGCCCCCGCTGTTTCCGTCCTCATGCCGTGCTATAACGCCGCCCGCTATCTTCCTGCGGCGGCGGGGAGCGTGCTGTCGCAGACGCTAACGGACTTCGAAGTGGTGGCGGTCGACGACGGCAGCACCGACGGGACGAAGGCGCTCCTCGACGGGTACGCCGCGAAGGACCCCCGGGTGCGGGTGATCAGCCGACCGAACACCGGGATCGTGGGGGCGCTCAACGACGGGCTGGAACAGTGCCGGGCTCCGTTGGTGGCGAGGATGGACGCCGACGACGTCTGCCACCCGGACCGGCTGCGGCGGCAGGTCGCGTTCCTGCGGGACAACCCGGAATGCGTGGCGGTCGGGACGTTCGCGGTTCTGTTCGGGGCCGGCGGACGGGTGCTGGACCTGCAGGGGGAAGTAACGGCCCACAAGGACATCGTGGCCCGCGTCCGTCGGGGGGCTGGCGGAGCCCTATTGCACGCTTCGGCAATGTTCCGCCAAGACGCGCTGCGGGCGGTCGGCGGGTATCGGAAGGAGTTCGCGTGGGTGGAAGATCTGGACCTCTATTTGCGTCTCGCCGACCACGGCACGTTCGCCAACCTGCCGCGGTACTTCTACGGGTACCGCAAGCACCCTGGCGCGGTCTGCCGCATCCGCCGTACCGAGCAGACCGCCCGCAAGGAGCGGGCTTTGGCCGAAGACTTCGCCCGGTCGGGCAGATCTCGCCCGCCGGCCCTCTCCCGGGAAGACCGCTATAGACCGGCCGACCCGGCTTTAGCGCGGGACCGGCAGATCGTCGGGCTGCTGGCCCGCGGGGCACCGCGGCGGGCCGTGGTGTCGGCGGCCAAGGGGGTGCTGCGGACGCCACTGCGGCGGGCCGCGTGGGACGTGCTTGCCCTCGTGTCCTGCCGCCGCCCGCCGGCTCCGCACAAAGTAGCGGACTTGCTTGACGGTCCTCAACTCGCCCTCCCACTCGCAATCGCACCCGCGACCGTTGGGGGGAACCGATGA
- a CDS encoding polysaccharide pyruvyl transferase family protein, whose amino-acid sequence MNVLIDNSGYHLRNVGDVAMLAAAVDRLRRRWPDLRLRILTTDSGRLSGAVGGPGDGVRPVEIDGRDQWADCTFVSGSPQARPYRLRRVAQRAGADFKARRPTLFRSLIALRGIWHPADRAAGRFHDHVRWADLVLATGGGYFTDPFRRHANRVLDTLELARSLGKPTALLGQGLGPLSHASTRHRLAEAVRAAVLVTLRESAASGPLLEELNALGSNVICTGDDAVGPAAALGPADAACGDVLGLNVRAAKYSGIVGRADRLREAIAGAVAAMNAHVRCVPVSFHDKERDLDRTLELVPSNRLAAGGDVVEDTPEAVASVAGQCRAVVTGSYHAGVFALSRGVPVVGLVASDYYAWKFGGLAAQFGPGACTPLETTGPHLAARLTAAVTDAWNAGPDRRAAIYAAACRQAAACEAAYDQLLAEVSR is encoded by the coding sequence ATGAATGTTCTCATCGACAACTCCGGCTACCATCTCCGCAACGTTGGCGACGTAGCCATGCTAGCCGCAGCCGTGGACCGGCTGCGGCGGCGGTGGCCGGACTTGCGGCTGCGGATCCTGACGACTGATTCGGGTCGACTATCCGGAGCGGTGGGCGGACCGGGCGACGGTGTTCGCCCTGTCGAGATCGACGGTCGAGACCAGTGGGCTGATTGCACTTTCGTATCTGGCTCTCCGCAGGCTCGCCCGTACCGGCTGCGGCGCGTCGCTCAGCGGGCGGGGGCGGATTTTAAAGCGCGGCGGCCGACGCTGTTCCGTTCCCTGATAGCATTGCGAGGAATTTGGCACCCGGCCGACCGTGCCGCCGGCCGGTTTCACGACCATGTCCGGTGGGCGGACCTCGTGCTGGCCACCGGCGGAGGATACTTCACAGACCCGTTTCGTCGGCATGCAAATCGGGTGCTGGACACTTTGGAACTTGCCCGAAGCCTTGGAAAGCCAACAGCGTTGCTCGGACAGGGACTCGGCCCGCTCTCGCATGCATCGACCCGCCACCGGCTGGCCGAGGCGGTGCGAGCGGCGGTGCTCGTCACCCTGCGGGAATCGGCGGCGAGCGGGCCGTTGCTGGAGGAGTTGAACGCCCTCGGTTCAAATGTGATCTGTACTGGGGACGATGCGGTCGGCCCAGCTGCGGCGCTCGGGCCGGCCGACGCCGCATGCGGAGATGTGCTGGGGCTGAACGTGCGGGCGGCGAAGTACTCAGGGATAGTCGGCCGGGCTGACCGGCTTCGGGAGGCGATCGCGGGGGCAGTTGCCGCGATGAATGCCCACGTTCGGTGCGTGCCGGTCAGCTTCCACGACAAGGAGCGTGATTTGGACCGAACGCTCGAACTAGTCCCGTCGAACAGATTAGCCGCTGGCGGAGATGTGGTGGAAGATACCCCGGAAGCCGTCGCGTCTGTCGCCGGACAGTGCCGCGCGGTTGTCACCGGCAGCTACCACGCAGGGGTGTTCGCACTGTCCCGAGGCGTGCCGGTGGTTGGGCTTGTTGCCTCTGATTATTACGCCTGGAAGTTTGGCGGCCTCGCCGCCCAGTTCGGTCCGGGGGCCTGTACCCCGCTGGAGACGACCGGTCCTCATTTAGCGGCGCGACTGACCGCAGCGGTTACTGATGCCTGGAACGCCGGTCCTGATCGGCGTGCCGCAATTTACGCCGCCGCCTGTCGTCAAGCCGCCGCTTGCGAGGCAGCCTACGACCAACTCTTGGCGGAGGTTTCGCGATGA
- a CDS encoding glycosyltransferase, whose protein sequence is MSSAPVTAVVPCYNGSRYLRETLESILGQTRPPAAVVVVDDGSTDDSADVAESFGGLVRVLRQQNSGESVARNRGVRAAETEWIAFCDADDLWALDKLERLLSAAEVAGAGAAAAHSNVELFGAETRITDLGSDPPSRRYAVARLAVRNNFLTPSAVLVRRAACPAFHEDLHYGEDQIFFLELARCAGPGGFVFDPAALTRYRKHGAGQSAARGIELDWYAAVADWLDATGAVTGKERAGIDRAWAHRLAPVVRAAYWERDVARLRTARRRLARLRGFSAELDAELDRPVLPRIVFWFKDAVDRLTGIAS, encoded by the coding sequence GTGAGTTCCGCCCCAGTCACTGCCGTCGTCCCTTGCTACAACGGCTCACGGTATCTCCGCGAGACGCTCGAAAGTATCCTTGGCCAGACCCGTCCTCCAGCGGCGGTGGTCGTGGTCGACGACGGTAGCACGGACGACTCAGCCGACGTCGCCGAATCCTTCGGCGGGCTAGTGCGGGTGCTGCGGCAGCAGAACAGCGGGGAGAGCGTTGCCCGCAATCGAGGGGTGCGGGCGGCGGAAACCGAGTGGATTGCGTTCTGCGACGCTGATGACCTGTGGGCACTGGACAAGTTGGAGCGGCTGCTATCCGCGGCCGAGGTAGCAGGGGCAGGTGCTGCCGCAGCTCATAGCAACGTAGAGTTGTTTGGGGCGGAGACACGGATTACGGACCTAGGATCGGACCCGCCGTCACGGCGATACGCGGTGGCCCGACTGGCGGTGCGAAACAACTTCTTGACCCCTTCGGCGGTGCTGGTCCGGCGGGCGGCGTGTCCGGCGTTTCATGAGGACCTACACTACGGGGAAGATCAGATTTTCTTTCTAGAGTTGGCACGTTGTGCCGGGCCGGGCGGTTTCGTTTTCGACCCTGCTGCCCTCACACGCTATCGGAAGCACGGCGCTGGACAGAGTGCTGCGCGCGGAATAGAACTGGACTGGTACGCCGCCGTCGCTGACTGGCTGGATGCCACTGGGGCTGTCACTGGCAAGGAGCGAGCCGGTATTGACCGGGCGTGGGCCCACCGTTTGGCTCCGGTCGTTCGTGCGGCCTACTGGGAGCGGGACGTGGCCCGGCTTCGCACCGCCCGCCGTCGCTTGGCCCGGCTGCGGGGGTTTTCGGCTGAACTGGACGCTGAACTCGATCGTCCGGTACTGCCACGGATCGTTTTTTGGTTCAAGGATGCTGTCGACCGACTCACCGGGATTGCGTCATGA
- a CDS encoding ABC transporter ATP-binding protein: MSRPAITVDCLSKAYRIGLAEDTSGSAAAKAWRLAAAPMRNLRNLARLNTHDAEDAPDLFWALKDVSFEVAEGEVVGVIGQNGAGKSTLLKVLSRIARPTRGSATIRGRVSSLLEVGTGFHPELTGRDNVYMNGTVLGMSKAEIDRKFDEIVEFSGVEKFLDTPVKRYSSGMKVRLAFAVAAHLEPEILIIDEVLAVGDAEFQARCLGKMEDVAGQGRTVLFVSHNMGAVRQLCSRGVVLQSGEKIADCEVGGALAAYSQGVERTSGLRIESGRPGDGGVRLREVLVFNESGNSDGLVMAGELMTLRLRIEIKEPLPSLGVTMTMYNSVGAAITNFSTALAGQHWVGPAEGEWHAACEIPSAPFLPGRYRLAVDLQCNGRNLDWVGHAASIEVAGSKFFPGGRTPDPEYCAMMVEHRWQFLEA, encoded by the coding sequence GTGTCTCGCCCTGCGATCACCGTCGACTGCCTGTCAAAGGCGTATCGGATCGGCTTGGCCGAGGACACTTCCGGGTCAGCGGCGGCGAAGGCGTGGCGGCTGGCGGCGGCCCCGATGCGGAATCTACGGAATCTTGCCCGCCTGAACACTCACGACGCCGAGGACGCCCCGGACCTGTTCTGGGCACTTAAAGACGTGAGCTTTGAGGTCGCTGAGGGTGAGGTCGTCGGCGTTATCGGTCAGAACGGTGCAGGCAAGAGCACGTTGTTGAAGGTTCTTTCTCGCATCGCCCGCCCGACCCGAGGGTCGGCCACGATTCGCGGCCGGGTAAGCAGTCTTTTGGAGGTCGGCACCGGGTTCCATCCAGAGTTGACCGGCCGGGACAATGTCTATATGAATGGGACAGTTCTCGGTATGTCAAAGGCCGAAATCGATCGTAAGTTTGACGAAATCGTGGAATTTAGCGGCGTCGAGAAGTTCCTCGACACCCCGGTCAAGCGGTACAGCAGTGGCATGAAGGTGCGGCTCGCCTTCGCCGTGGCGGCCCACCTAGAGCCGGAGATTCTGATCATTGATGAGGTGCTGGCCGTCGGCGATGCGGAGTTTCAGGCCCGCTGTCTCGGCAAGATGGAGGACGTCGCTGGTCAAGGGCGGACTGTGCTTTTTGTAAGCCATAATATGGGGGCGGTGAGGCAATTGTGTTCTCGAGGGGTGGTGCTCCAGTCCGGAGAGAAGATCGCCGACTGCGAGGTAGGAGGCGCCTTAGCCGCGTACTCGCAGGGGGTCGAACGTACTTCTGGATTGCGTATCGAATCAGGCCGTCCCGGGGACGGCGGAGTTCGCTTGCGAGAGGTTTTGGTATTTAACGAGAGCGGCAACTCTGACGGGCTCGTTATGGCTGGCGAGTTGATGACGCTTCGGTTGAGAATTGAAATCAAGGAGCCGCTGCCTTCTTTGGGGGTGACGATGACCATGTACAATTCGGTGGGTGCGGCGATCACTAACTTTTCGACCGCACTTGCTGGTCAGCATTGGGTGGGACCTGCCGAGGGAGAATGGCATGCCGCTTGTGAAATTCCCTCGGCTCCTTTTCTGCCGGGACGGTATCGGCTAGCCGTTGATTTACAGTGTAATGGCAGGAATCTCGATTGGGTTGGTCACGCAGCTTCAATCGAAGTCGCCGGGTCGAAGTTTTTCCCCGGCGGACGTACGCCTGACCCTGAGTATTGCGCAATGATGGTCGAGCATCGCTGGCAGTTTTTGGAGGCCTGA
- a CDS encoding glycosyltransferase, which translates to MPCYNAARYLPAAAGSVLSQTLTDFEVVAVDDGSTDGTKALLDGYAAKDPRVRVISRPNTGIVGALNDGLEQCRAPLVARMDADDVCHPDRLRRQVAFLRDNPECVAVGTAVEVIDEDGAPVGRMIRGGAHAAVVARLLCESAESAQPIHPSVVMRTDAVLAVGGYRKEALWIEDYDLWLRLTALGEIRNMPEALLKYRVHGGSVSAERRELQVEKVRRLVAAARIARGLRADPPYPYRVGARGTAATYRGYVAFALREGRARTAWKYLRRIPRRRFGRVWWLKSAAACGLCPLRWLCPPVATEVSR; encoded by the coding sequence ATGCCGTGCTATAACGCCGCCCGCTATCTTCCTGCGGCGGCGGGGAGCGTGCTGTCGCAGACGCTAACGGACTTCGAAGTGGTGGCGGTCGACGACGGCAGCACCGACGGGACGAAGGCGCTCCTCGACGGGTACGCCGCGAAGGACCCCCGGGTGCGGGTGATCAGCCGACCGAACACCGGGATCGTGGGGGCGCTCAACGACGGGCTGGAACAGTGCCGGGCTCCGTTGGTGGCGAGGATGGACGCCGACGACGTCTGCCACCCGGACCGGCTGCGGCGGCAGGTCGCGTTCCTGCGGGACAACCCGGAATGCGTGGCGGTCGGGACAGCGGTGGAGGTGATCGATGAAGACGGCGCTCCCGTCGGTCGCATGATCCGTGGCGGGGCACACGCAGCAGTGGTGGCTCGCCTGCTGTGCGAATCGGCCGAGTCGGCCCAGCCGATCCACCCTTCGGTGGTGATGCGGACTGATGCCGTCCTAGCAGTCGGCGGATACCGGAAGGAGGCCTTGTGGATAGAAGACTACGACCTGTGGCTGCGGCTGACAGCCCTTGGGGAGATCCGCAACATGCCTGAGGCACTTCTGAAATACAGGGTCCACGGAGGCAGCGTATCAGCGGAGCGGCGGGAGCTTCAGGTGGAAAAGGTCCGACGGCTGGTCGCCGCCGCCCGAATCGCCCGAGGCCTTCGGGCGGACCCGCCGTACCCGTACCGGGTAGGCGCCCGCGGGACGGCTGCCACGTATCGCGGGTACGTCGCATTCGCCCTGCGAGAGGGACGGGCGAGGACGGCGTGGAAATACCTCCGTCGCATCCCCCGTCGTCGGTTCGGGCGAGTTTGGTGGCTGAAGAGTGCCGCTGCCTGCGGGCTGTGCCCGCTCCGCTGGCTCTGCCCACCTGTGGCAACGGAGGTTTCGCGATGA